A genome region from Balneolaceae bacterium includes the following:
- a CDS encoding flagellar hook protein FlgE: protein MSLMKSLNSGVSGLRAFQTKMDVIGNNIANVETSGFKASRVTFTEMLSQQIGSGQASESAPSSANQVGLGTRISSIDRDFNQGGLQATGRKTDLAIEGKGFFMVGDGDQSYLTRDGNFAFNKEGFLVDQSGRMVQGYNAGADGEVQASGTPDDIRVDFENIFSPQATQNVYMAGNLGSDTSTKQVVQAQSAFTTDAGEIAEEATLLNDLAQTTTDFAVGDTIDFEFTLNDGTNQTITHTYAAGDTLEDVIDTINAGLGAEGTASLVDGMMVIRSAETGDSQFSLDNTVVNGTGVMTIPGFEITQEGSTGSTTVSSTVYDELGKAHTLMLELTQTDANTWEYEASFLDGEELTAGGNGTLTFDNTGNLTSDSALQMAFNPGNGANPVNFTLNLGNPENGSKVTQFAGTASAKITSQDGYAQGKLVDYNVDGDGYVNGVYDNGKNIKLAQVAVADVTNYNGLETLGNGLYRNTVASGDVSINVASNLSETKLNSGMLEGSNVDLAREFTDMITSQRAYQSNARVITTADELLAEAVNLKR, encoded by the coding sequence ATGTCACTGATGAAATCACTCAACTCTGGTGTGAGCGGGCTTCGCGCCTTTCAGACCAAAATGGATGTTATAGGAAATAACATCGCCAACGTAGAAACCAGCGGTTTCAAAGCCTCTCGCGTGACGTTCACGGAGATGCTGAGCCAGCAGATCGGGTCGGGACAGGCCTCGGAGTCCGCTCCGAGCAGTGCCAACCAGGTCGGCCTCGGAACCCGAATCTCGTCCATCGACCGCGACTTCAACCAGGGCGGACTGCAGGCCACGGGCCGCAAGACCGACCTGGCCATTGAGGGCAAAGGCTTCTTCATGGTGGGCGACGGCGACCAGTCCTACCTGACGCGCGACGGCAACTTCGCCTTCAACAAGGAGGGTTTCCTGGTCGACCAGTCGGGCCGCATGGTCCAGGGCTACAACGCCGGGGCTGACGGCGAGGTTCAGGCCAGCGGAACTCCCGATGATATTCGCGTGGACTTCGAGAATATCTTCAGTCCCCAGGCCACCCAGAACGTCTATATGGCGGGCAACCTGGGCTCGGATACGAGCACCAAGCAGGTGGTCCAGGCCCAGTCGGCCTTTACCACTGATGCGGGCGAAATCGCCGAAGAGGCGACGCTGCTCAACGATCTGGCCCAGACGACCACCGACTTCGCGGTCGGAGATACCATTGATTTCGAATTCACGCTTAATGATGGGACAAATCAGACGATAACACATACGTATGCCGCCGGTGACACCCTTGAGGATGTTATCGACACCATCAACGCGGGACTCGGGGCCGAAGGCACCGCCAGCCTGGTTGACGGGATGATGGTTATACGTTCCGCCGAGACGGGCGACAGCCAGTTCAGTCTCGATAACACGGTGGTGAACGGAACGGGTGTGATGACCATACCCGGTTTCGAGATCACCCAGGAGGGTAGTACCGGCAGCACGACCGTGAGTTCGACGGTATACGACGAACTCGGCAAGGCGCATACGCTGATGCTGGAACTGACCCAGACCGACGCTAATACCTGGGAGTACGAAGCCAGCTTCCTGGACGGCGAAGAGTTAACAGCCGGCGGAAACGGAACCCTGACCTTTGACAACACGGGGAACCTGACCAGCGATTCTGCCTTGCAAATGGCGTTCAACCCCGGAAACGGGGCGAACCCGGTGAACTTTACGCTGAACTTGGGCAACCCTGAAAACGGGTCCAAGGTGACGCAGTTCGCCGGCACCGCCTCGGCCAAGATTACCTCGCAGGACGGATACGCGCAGGGTAAGCTGGTCGATTACAACGTGGACGGTGACGGCTACGTCAACGGCGTTTACGACAACGGCAAGAATATCAAGCTTGCTCAGGTCGCCGTGGCCGACGTCACCAACTACAACGGACTGGAGACCCTGGGTAACGGGCTCTACAGGAACACCGTGGCATCCGGTGATGTCAGTATCAACGTGGCTTCGAATCTCTCGGAGACCAAGTTGAACTCGGGCATGCTGGAAGGATCGAACGTCGATCTGGCGCGGGAGTTTACGGATATGATCACCTCGCAGCGGGCTTACCAGTCCAATGCACGAGTGATCACCACCGCGGACGAATTACTCGCCGAGGCCGTGAACCTCAAGCGCTAA
- the fliN gene encoding flagellar motor switch protein FliN, whose amino-acid sequence MELTHWTQGAESHLPALEAFFKQVLLKKCKVELSGSDELDNDAAADFLKESEFLVRTAEENFQSEILFGFGEAWGPLLARQILNSDEEVSDEITSELVREMIENLVGMVTASLREVAIELEVSDIEGIKKGQVKRSLNIQEYYSASYEISPKFDLEGEEAPEPLTMRLVVSAPDTDRVELIEAHLADENPFEDDTYAELCAARAGAVEIRRAEDATNGEAAPGLKVEGQNVEFEQFDRKSGTRNDREVRNIDILKDVELDLSVELGRREMPLGKVLQLVKGSVIELEKLAGEPVEILVNGHMIAQGDVVVIDEHFGVRISKLHATQERLKGLS is encoded by the coding sequence ATGGAACTGACACACTGGACCCAAGGAGCGGAGAGTCACCTTCCTGCGCTGGAAGCATTTTTCAAGCAGGTGCTTCTCAAGAAGTGCAAGGTGGAACTCTCCGGCAGCGACGAGCTGGACAACGACGCAGCAGCTGACTTTCTCAAGGAGTCGGAATTCCTGGTGCGCACCGCGGAAGAGAATTTTCAGTCGGAGATTCTCTTTGGCTTTGGCGAGGCATGGGGACCCCTCCTGGCCCGCCAGATCCTGAATTCCGACGAGGAGGTCTCCGATGAAATCACCAGTGAGCTGGTGCGCGAGATGATCGAGAACCTGGTGGGTATGGTCACCGCTTCTCTCAGGGAGGTGGCGATCGAGCTGGAGGTCTCCGACATCGAAGGGATCAAAAAGGGGCAGGTCAAGCGCTCCCTCAACATCCAGGAGTACTATTCGGCGAGCTATGAGATCAGTCCCAAATTTGACTTGGAGGGTGAGGAGGCTCCCGAGCCGCTGACCATGCGGCTGGTGGTCTCGGCGCCCGACACCGACCGCGTGGAACTCATCGAGGCCCATTTAGCCGACGAAAACCCCTTTGAAGACGATACCTACGCCGAGCTGTGCGCCGCAAGGGCGGGAGCGGTGGAAATCCGTCGGGCCGAGGATGCCACTAACGGGGAGGCCGCTCCGGGACTGAAGGTGGAAGGGCAGAACGTGGAATTTGAGCAGTTCGATCGAAAATCAGGCACTCGTAACGACCGTGAAGTCCGAAACATTGACATCCTCAAGGATGTGGAGCTGGATCTCTCCGTGGAGCTGGGCCGCCGCGAAATGCCGCTGGGCAAGGTGCTGCAGCTGGTCAAGGGCTCGGTTATTGAGCTGGAGAAACTTGCCGGCGAACCGGTGGAGATCCTGGTCAACGGCCACATGATCGCCCAGGGCGACGTGGTGGTCATCGACGAACACTTTGGAGTGCGCATCTCCAAGCTGCACGCCACCCAGGAACGCCTCAAGGGACTGAGCTGA
- a CDS encoding FliH/SctL family protein has product MESRVFDSEQLNFSGKNFARLSYEMLFEEQEESAPESADEPGHRSVSEEELGERLREVEKEWKERLTREKEEAASAAFEEGRKKGKEEALSEMEHRMDVLRETLDEADGKIAHMLEELKPSMAVMVFDLAEKVMQVPLASEKMRLRVKEEIEEILRELEEGIRVKVEVSPGDFELVEEMLEQRGGYVELTANEELASGEFEVDTRYERIVKRFDKILNDFRDSVAFEGDRPRNDAA; this is encoded by the coding sequence ATGGAAAGCCGCGTATTCGATTCCGAACAACTGAACTTCAGCGGGAAGAACTTCGCCCGCCTCTCCTACGAGATGCTTTTCGAGGAGCAGGAGGAGTCCGCCCCCGAGTCGGCCGACGAGCCCGGGCACCGCAGCGTCTCCGAAGAGGAGCTGGGCGAGCGGCTGCGTGAGGTGGAGAAGGAGTGGAAGGAGCGACTGACGCGCGAGAAGGAGGAGGCGGCCAGCGCCGCCTTCGAGGAGGGCAGGAAGAAAGGCAAGGAGGAGGCGCTCTCGGAAATGGAGCACCGCATGGACGTCCTGCGGGAAACCCTCGACGAGGCCGACGGGAAGATCGCCCACATGCTGGAGGAGCTGAAGCCCTCCATGGCCGTCATGGTATTCGACCTGGCCGAAAAGGTGATGCAGGTTCCGCTGGCCAGTGAAAAGATGCGCCTGCGCGTGAAGGAGGAGATTGAAGAGATACTCCGCGAGCTGGAGGAGGGCATCAGGGTAAAGGTGGAGGTCTCCCCGGGCGATTTTGAGCTGGTGGAGGAGATGCTCGAGCAGCGTGGCGGCTATGTGGAGCTCACGGCGAACGAAGAGCTGGCGAGCGGCGAATTTGAAGTGGACACCCGCTACGAACGCATTGTGAAACGCTTTGACAAGATACTTAACGACTTCCGGGATTCGGTGGCCTTCGAAGGCGACCGCCCCCGCAACGACGCAGCCTGA
- a CDS encoding MotA/TolQ/ExbB proton channel family protein, whose product MDKSTILGLVGGFALVIGAIVTQGDIGIFISFSAILIVGGGVVSSSVVNYSIEEVKSTFSLTLEYLKSRQCDLRTDIELMNMFARKARREGLLRLEEDVQHVDNNYLKNGMQLAIDGTDKNVLVTILDDQLESSRRNLNKSVSILYGMAEYSPAFGMIGTVIGLILMLQNIQDPEALGAGLAVALLTTLYGTIFANMIFTPLAGKLDYLGDKQLIRNEMFKSAIISIVDEENPRLMENKMLNYVSPSQRAEYRAYFDEQSFNKQREEKLYEHWINVQNNSWQDLQTVLETG is encoded by the coding sequence TTGGATAAGTCGACCATATTAGGACTGGTTGGAGGATTCGCCCTTGTGATTGGCGCCATCGTCACCCAGGGCGACATCGGCATTTTCATCAGCTTTTCGGCTATCCTCATAGTGGGAGGCGGGGTCGTCAGCTCCTCTGTCGTGAACTACAGCATTGAGGAAGTCAAGAGTACCTTTTCGCTGACCCTGGAGTACCTCAAATCGCGCCAGTGCGACCTTCGCACCGATATTGAGCTGATGAATATGTTCGCCCGCAAGGCCCGTCGCGAGGGTCTGCTTCGCCTGGAGGAGGACGTGCAGCACGTGGACAACAACTACCTGAAGAATGGCATGCAGCTGGCCATCGACGGAACCGACAAGAACGTGCTGGTCACCATTCTGGACGACCAGCTGGAAAGCTCCCGCCGGAACCTCAACAAAAGCGTCTCCATCCTCTATGGCATGGCCGAGTACTCCCCCGCTTTCGGGATGATCGGTACGGTGATCGGACTCATTCTTATGCTGCAGAACATACAGGATCCCGAAGCCCTGGGCGCCGGCCTGGCCGTAGCCCTGCTGACCACCCTCTACGGCACCATCTTCGCCAACATGATTTTTACCCCGCTGGCCGGGAAACTGGATTACCTGGGCGACAAGCAGCTCATACGCAACGAGATGTTCAAATCGGCCATCATCTCCATCGTGGACGAGGAGAATCCCCGCCTGATGGAGAACAAGATGCTGAATTACGTATCACCCTCCCAGCGCGCCGAATACCGCGCCTACTTTGACGAGCAGAGCTTCAACAAGCAGCGGGAGGAGAAGCTTTACGAACACTGGATTAACGTACAAAACAACTCATGGCAGGATCTTCAGACCGTTCTGGAAACTGGTTGA
- the fliG gene encoding flagellar motor switch protein FliG — translation MAEDKMIDDIKSLSGTQKVAVLMISLGVEKASTILKELKDDEVEKITIEIAKMEDISPEVVDEVVTEFYGLMNEKRFLLEGGMDYARHVLTETKGRYEVRGMMKRLESKTGNDTFGLFQSAETAQIVQFLQNEHPQIAAVILAHLNLNRAAEILSALDSEFQGEVSMRMAKLGSISPDVIEEIEEVIRDQVSATYTQAENIRKGSSAVASILNETDLATERKVLENIEKLDPALAEEIKNQMFLFEDILDLDDRDVQAIIGVVERSDLVLGLKGVADELIQKVLENMSSRAKEMLLEDMEASGPVHKKQVEEAQQRIVSEIKRLEEEGQITTRKADSEELVE, via the coding sequence ATGGCCGAAGATAAAATGATAGACGACATCAAGTCGCTAAGCGGCACCCAGAAGGTGGCTGTGCTGATGATTTCCCTGGGTGTGGAGAAGGCCTCCACCATCTTGAAGGAGCTCAAGGACGACGAGGTGGAGAAGATCACCATCGAGATCGCCAAGATGGAAGACATCTCCCCCGAGGTGGTCGACGAGGTGGTCACGGAATTCTACGGCCTGATGAACGAGAAGCGCTTTCTGCTGGAGGGAGGCATGGACTACGCCAGGCACGTGCTCACCGAGACCAAGGGACGCTACGAGGTGCGCGGGATGATGAAGCGCCTGGAGAGCAAGACCGGCAACGACACTTTTGGACTTTTCCAGTCGGCCGAAACCGCACAGATTGTACAGTTCCTGCAAAACGAGCATCCCCAGATCGCCGCCGTCATCCTGGCCCATCTCAATCTGAACCGCGCCGCGGAGATTCTCTCCGCCCTCGACTCGGAGTTCCAGGGCGAGGTGAGCATGCGCATGGCCAAGCTGGGTTCGATCTCCCCCGACGTGATCGAGGAGATTGAGGAGGTCATCCGCGACCAGGTGAGCGCCACCTACACCCAGGCCGAAAACATCCGCAAGGGCTCCTCGGCCGTGGCCAGCATTCTCAACGAGACCGACCTGGCCACGGAGCGCAAGGTGCTGGAGAATATCGAGAAGCTCGACCCGGCCCTTGCCGAGGAGATCAAGAACCAGATGTTCCTCTTCGAGGACATCCTCGACCTGGACGACCGCGATGTGCAGGCCATCATCGGCGTGGTGGAGCGCTCCGACCTGGTGCTGGGACTCAAGGGCGTGGCCGACGAACTCATACAGAAGGTGCTGGAAAACATGTCGAGCCGGGCCAAGGAGATGCTCCTGGAGGATATGGAGGCCAGCGGACCGGTGCACAAGAAGCAGGTGGAGGAGGCCCAGCAGCGCATTGTCAGCGAGATCAAGCGCCTGGAGGAAGAGGGCCAGATCACCACACGCAAGGCCGACTCCGAAGAACTTGTAGAATAA
- a CDS encoding TIGR02530 family flagellar biosynthesis protein, translating to MDIRHLTGRGSPVGQPPETGRGSSGRGTGSLPDSGRAPSGPSFREVLSRVGGLEFSGHAMQRLEDRSISMDTGDVERIKEAMGRAEAKGGQDSLILDGDQAFLVNIPNKTVVTAVDMVELREKVFTNIDSTVLTKR from the coding sequence ATGGACATTCGCCACCTGACAGGACGCGGTTCACCGGTCGGGCAGCCGCCCGAAACGGGACGCGGTTCGTCCGGGCGGGGAACAGGCAGCCTGCCCGATTCCGGTCGCGCGCCGTCCGGCCCTTCCTTCCGGGAAGTGCTGAGCCGCGTGGGCGGGCTGGAGTTTTCCGGCCACGCCATGCAGCGCCTGGAAGACCGTTCCATCTCCATGGACACCGGGGACGTGGAGCGGATCAAGGAGGCGATGGGACGTGCCGAAGCGAAAGGAGGCCAGGATTCGCTCATCCTGGACGGCGACCAGGCTTTCCTGGTCAACATCCCTAACAAGACCGTAGTAACCGCCGTGGATATGGTGGAGTTACGGGAGAAAGTTTTTACCAACATCGACAGTACCGTTTTAACGAAACGATAG
- a CDS encoding flagellar motor protein MotB produces MTYADFITLMMIFFIVLYTFTPGVEKNKFEAIIGAFQGKRGVLDYDSVFSDEMLDVEMQRAKNWEQFYQYIKEQDLDDQVDVEMTPTGVRIILGESVTFDTYSAVLKPAAPPILRRIIQTIEGYEAEEIREVEIQGHTDDRPIRPAPGRLYQSNWELGAARATSVLEFLVDNSSIAAVNFKASTYSEYRPRATNDTPEGRSDNRRVELNVRYYVPQQAQSIPDSLPQEESNQADEE; encoded by the coding sequence ATGACATATGCCGATTTTATCACGCTGATGATGATCTTCTTCATCGTGCTCTACACCTTTACCCCCGGTGTGGAGAAGAACAAGTTTGAAGCCATCATCGGGGCCTTCCAGGGTAAGCGTGGCGTGCTGGACTACGACTCCGTCTTCAGCGACGAGATGCTGGACGTGGAGATGCAGCGCGCCAAAAACTGGGAGCAGTTCTACCAGTATATCAAGGAGCAGGACCTGGACGACCAGGTGGACGTGGAGATGACGCCCACCGGCGTGAGGATCATCCTGGGCGAGTCGGTTACCTTCGACACCTACTCGGCCGTGTTGAAACCGGCCGCCCCTCCCATCCTCCGCAGGATCATTCAAACCATCGAGGGATACGAGGCCGAGGAGATCCGCGAGGTGGAGATCCAGGGCCATACCGACGACCGCCCCATCCGCCCCGCCCCGGGACGCCTCTACCAGAGTAACTGGGAGCTGGGTGCGGCGCGCGCCACTTCAGTTCTGGAATTTCTGGTCGATAACTCTTCCATAGCGGCGGTGAACTTCAAGGCGAGCACCTACAGCGAGTACCGCCCCCGGGCCACCAACGACACGCCGGAAGGGCGCAGCGACAACCGCAGGGTGGAGCTGAACGTCCGGTATTATGTTCCGCAGCAGGCGCAATCCATTCCGGATTCGCTCCCGCAGGAAGAGTCCAACCAAGCAGACGAGGAATAA
- a CDS encoding FliM/FliN family flagellar motor switch protein has protein sequence MSDNAEPSVISLATSGERGGKMEKNLEDYSIKPYDFKHPKLVSKETMRALRNIHELLSRSLNRIFTDSINQKAEVSLLDIDEVIFSEFLSELEPPTALFLFNIEEMGDWAVMEMDPSFCLYCIERLSGSREDSIKPNRALTRIEERVISRIVNKIFKELGHVWSPYLNITIQNHVYESKPANIRTISSHVPGIVIRYEIRVGNLEVPFKLCYPYAMLKEQINLNLHKTDKNQDKRVLSPVERRSFENYMKTISVPLQVLLGTMSISMKELVGLEEGDVVKLDQMIDEPLDIRIKGTRKMKAFPGRMNGVKAVKVFEVQKNLTLNED, from the coding sequence ATGAGCGACAACGCCGAGCCCTCGGTCATTTCGCTCGCCACATCCGGCGAGCGTGGAGGGAAGATGGAGAAGAATCTCGAGGACTACTCCATCAAGCCCTACGATTTCAAGCATCCCAAGCTGGTCTCCAAGGAGACCATGCGGGCGCTGCGCAACATACATGAGCTTCTCTCGCGCAGCCTGAACCGAATTTTCACCGATTCCATCAACCAGAAGGCGGAAGTATCGCTGCTGGATATCGACGAGGTGATCTTCTCGGAGTTCCTCAGCGAACTGGAGCCCCCTACCGCCCTTTTTCTCTTTAATATCGAGGAGATGGGCGACTGGGCCGTCATGGAGATGGACCCCTCTTTCTGCCTCTACTGCATCGAACGCCTCAGCGGCAGCCGGGAGGACAGCATCAAGCCCAACCGGGCCCTTACACGTATCGAGGAGCGGGTGATCTCCCGCATCGTCAACAAGATTTTCAAGGAGCTGGGCCACGTCTGGTCGCCCTATCTCAACATCACCATCCAGAACCACGTCTACGAGAGCAAGCCCGCCAATATCCGCACCATCTCCAGCCACGTCCCCGGCATCGTCATACGCTATGAGATCCGCGTGGGCAACCTGGAAGTGCCATTCAAGCTCTGCTACCCCTATGCCATGCTCAAGGAGCAGATCAACCTGAACCTGCACAAGACCGACAAGAACCAGGACAAGCGGGTACTGAGTCCGGTGGAGCGACGCTCCTTCGAAAACTACATGAAGACCATTTCGGTGCCTTTGCAGGTGCTTCTGGGTACCATGAGCATCTCCATGAAGGAGCTGGTGGGACTGGAGGAGGGCGACGTGGTCAAGTTGGATCAGATGATCGACGAGCCCCTGGATATTCGCATCAAGGGTACCCGCAAGATGAAGGCCTTCCCGGGCAGGATGAATGGAGTGAAGGCCGTCAAGGTATTCGAAGTACAAAAAAACCTAACGTTAAACGAGGATTGA
- a CDS encoding flagellar basal body-associated FliL family protein, producing the protein MATEAIDRQDEETPGDTAQVDVPEEGNGSFFSRYGKIFLMMAVLLGQAGGAYGIVNTYYEQIHTWISSMSSQGGVYKNFENIIINPAESAGESYLILTVAVELYSESQLAVVEKNSVKIVDKINRVLSQRSSSELANLDTREEIKRDLGLAINQTLEKKVVRNLFFTKYVLQ; encoded by the coding sequence ATGGCTACCGAGGCAATAGACAGGCAGGATGAGGAGACCCCCGGGGATACCGCCCAGGTGGACGTCCCCGAAGAGGGGAACGGCAGTTTTTTTAGCCGGTATGGAAAAATTTTCCTCATGATGGCCGTACTTCTCGGTCAGGCGGGGGGTGCGTACGGCATCGTGAATACCTATTATGAGCAGATTCACACCTGGATAAGCAGCATGTCCAGCCAGGGAGGGGTTTACAAGAACTTCGAAAACATCATCATCAACCCCGCCGAATCAGCCGGTGAGAGTTACCTCATCCTTACGGTGGCCGTGGAATTGTACTCTGAGAGCCAGCTGGCGGTGGTTGAGAAGAACTCGGTGAAGATCGTGGACAAGATCAACCGCGTCCTCTCGCAGCGAAGCTCAAGCGAGCTGGCCAACCTGGACACCCGGGAAGAGATCAAGAGAGACCTGGGACTAGCCATTAATCAGACCCTCGAGAAGAAAGTGGTACGGAATTTGTTCTTTACCAAGTACGTGTTACAGTAA
- a CDS encoding flagellar hook capping FlgD N-terminal domain-containing protein, whose protein sequence is MEITNNIPGTGQTQNTGQPGASGQNGEEDNGQSSTVTGKASLGKNDFLQLLVAQMKNQDPINPMDGTQFASQLAQFNSVEQLINLNEGMNMMARSQQNMNTGLSNTMASTLAGKSIRALSDQVALSPTGDTDIQFELNNVATSAQLTIKDAAGNVVRSEELGNLGSGDHTWTWDGRSDAGSRVPEGNYSVNIEASNGDAEVDVLTFMEGIAEKVSYTGEGVRLLVNGVYLPLGDVETVGTSSGES, encoded by the coding sequence ATGGAAATTACCAACAATATACCCGGAACGGGACAAACGCAGAATACCGGACAGCCCGGAGCCTCCGGGCAAAACGGGGAAGAGGATAACGGGCAGAGTTCGACGGTCACGGGCAAAGCCAGCCTGGGGAAGAATGACTTCCTGCAGCTTCTGGTGGCCCAGATGAAGAACCAGGACCCCATCAACCCGATGGACGGTACCCAGTTTGCCTCCCAGCTGGCCCAGTTTAACTCCGTAGAGCAGCTGATCAACCTGAACGAGGGCATGAATATGATGGCCCGGAGCCAGCAGAATATGAACACCGGCCTCAGCAACACCATGGCCTCCACGCTTGCGGGCAAGTCCATCCGCGCCCTAAGTGACCAGGTGGCCCTTTCGCCCACCGGTGACACCGACATCCAGTTCGAGCTTAATAACGTCGCCACCTCGGCTCAACTAACCATTAAGGACGCCGCAGGCAACGTGGTGCGCAGCGAGGAGCTGGGTAACCTGGGCAGCGGCGATCACACGTGGACCTGGGACGGGCGCTCCGATGCGGGCAGCCGCGTACCGGAAGGCAACTACTCGGTAAACATCGAGGCCTCCAACGGGGACGCCGAGGTAGACGTGCTCACCTTTATGGAGGGCATCGCCGAGAAGGTAAGTTACACCGGTGAAGGCGTACGCCTGCTGGTTAACGGCGTCTACCTCCCGCTGGGCGACGTGGAAACTGTCGGAACGTCCAGCGGGGAATCCTAG
- a CDS encoding FliI/YscN family ATPase: MLINDISEQIGDLDAGPKRFGKVSSVVGTVIEATGLEASVGELHTIHTSRGENLRAEVVGLKNEVTLLMPLDRVEGIQAGCLVEPTPRSMSVKVGQNLLGRVIDANGRPIDAGGPLSGCRDFPVHNDPPGPLERENIDDILFSGVRSIDAFLTLGKGQRMGIFAGSGVGKSVLMGMIARHSSADINVIALIGERGREVKEFIDHVLGEEGLSRSVVVATTSDKAAMSRVKAAYTATAVAEYFRDCGNDVLLMMDSVTRVAMAQREIGLASGEPPTTKGYTPSVFAILPKILERAGRTPGGSITGLYTVLVDNDDMNEPIADAVRSILDGHIVLSRNLAHRNHYPAVDVLASVSRLMNSLVDERQQQVSRRARELLATYDEAEDLINIGAYVEGSNPQIDRAVRCIEDLNDFLTQDMNSSDFDTDLWDTLEQIIGEPMHKAKT, translated from the coding sequence ATGTTGATCAACGACATATCGGAACAGATAGGCGATCTTGATGCCGGACCCAAACGGTTCGGGAAGGTCTCCTCGGTGGTCGGGACGGTCATCGAGGCCACGGGGCTGGAAGCCTCTGTGGGCGAGCTGCATACCATCCATACCTCGCGCGGGGAGAACCTGCGCGCGGAGGTGGTGGGACTCAAGAACGAGGTTACCCTGCTCATGCCCCTTGACCGTGTGGAGGGCATACAGGCTGGATGCCTGGTGGAACCCACCCCGCGCTCCATGAGCGTCAAGGTGGGCCAGAACCTGCTGGGACGGGTTATCGACGCCAACGGACGTCCCATCGACGCCGGGGGTCCGCTGTCCGGCTGCCGCGATTTCCCCGTACACAACGACCCCCCGGGTCCCCTGGAGCGCGAGAACATAGACGACATTCTCTTCAGCGGCGTCCGCAGCATCGACGCTTTCCTGACCCTGGGCAAGGGACAGCGCATGGGAATTTTTGCAGGTTCGGGCGTGGGTAAGAGTGTGCTCATGGGCATGATTGCCCGCCACTCTTCCGCCGACATCAACGTGATCGCCCTTATAGGGGAGCGCGGCAGGGAGGTCAAGGAATTTATCGACCATGTGCTGGGTGAGGAGGGCCTCTCACGCTCCGTTGTGGTGGCCACCACCTCCGACAAGGCTGCCATGAGTCGCGTGAAGGCGGCCTACACCGCCACTGCAGTGGCCGAGTACTTCCGCGATTGCGGCAACGACGTGCTCCTGATGATGGATTCGGTGACCCGCGTGGCCATGGCCCAGCGCGAAATCGGGCTGGCCTCGGGAGAGCCGCCCACCACCAAGGGCTACACGCCCAGTGTTTTTGCCATCCTGCCGAAGATCCTGGAGCGGGCCGGACGCACTCCCGGGGGCAGCATCACCGGGTTGTACACGGTGCTGGTGGACAACGACGACATGAACGAGCCCATCGCCGACGCGGTGCGCTCCATACTGGACGGCCACATCGTGCTTTCGCGCAACCTGGCGCACAGGAATCACTACCCTGCCGTCGATGTGCTGGCCAGCGTCTCACGGCTTATGAACAGCCTGGTGGACGAACGGCAGCAGCAGGTCTCCCGCCGCGCCCGTGAACTGCTGGCCACCTACGACGAGGCCGAAGACCTTATCAACATCGGGGCCTATGTGGAGGGCAGCAACCCTCAAATTGACCGGGCCGTGCGCTGCATCGAAGATCTCAACGACTTTCTTACGCAGGACATGAACAGCAGTGATTTTGACACGGACCTCTGGGATACCCTGGAGCAGATTATCGGCGAACCGATGCACAAAGCCAAGACATGA